In the genome of Pseudomonas protegens, one region contains:
- the iolD gene encoding 3D-(3,5/4)-trihydroxycyclohexane-1,2-dione acylhydrolase (decyclizing) encodes MSTTRLTMAQALVRFLDNQYVEVDGVQSKFIAGVFTIFGHGNVLGLGQALEQDSGDLVVHQGRNEQGMAHAAIGFAKQHLRRKIYACSSSVGPGAANMLTAAATASANRIPLLLLPGDVYASRQPDPVLQQIEQFHDLSISTNDAFKAVSKYWDRINRPEQLMSAAIHAMRVLTDPAETGAVTLALPQDVQGEAYDYPDAFLAKRVHRIDRRPATEAMLGDALALFQGKRKPLIICGGGVKYSGANRALQAFAERFGIPFAETQAGKSAVVSEHPLNVGGIGETGCLAANLLARDADLIIGIGTRYSDFTTSSKWLFQHPEVAFLNLNVCPGDSLKMEGVQLLADARAGLQALSETLGRSGYRAAWDGQISAAKAQLDAEVDRVYQVQYQDDGFVPEINDHMDPALLREFIELTGSCLTQSRVLGLLNQALPEDGIIVAAAGSLPGDLQRSWRSKAVNSYHVEYGYSCMGYEVNAALGVKLAEPAREVYALVGDGSYLMLHSELVTSIQERRKINVLLLDNMAFGCINNLQMGHGMDSFGTEFRYRNPQSGKLDGGLVPVDFAMSAAAYGCKTYKVSTEEQLLAALADARTQTVSTLIDIKVLPKTMIHGYLSWWRVGVAQVSTSERTDAAAKILNERLAQARQY; translated from the coding sequence ATGAGTACGACACGCTTGACCATGGCCCAGGCCCTGGTGAGATTCCTCGATAACCAATACGTCGAGGTGGATGGGGTCCAGAGCAAGTTCATTGCCGGGGTCTTCACCATTTTTGGCCACGGCAACGTGCTCGGCCTGGGCCAGGCCCTGGAGCAGGACAGTGGCGACCTGGTGGTGCACCAGGGCCGCAACGAGCAGGGCATGGCCCATGCCGCCATCGGTTTCGCCAAGCAGCACCTGCGGCGCAAGATCTACGCCTGCAGCTCCTCGGTGGGCCCCGGCGCGGCCAATATGCTGACCGCGGCGGCCACCGCCAGCGCCAACCGTATTCCTTTGCTGTTGCTGCCGGGGGACGTTTACGCCAGCCGCCAGCCGGACCCGGTGCTGCAACAGATCGAACAGTTCCATGACCTGAGCATCAGCACCAACGATGCCTTCAAGGCCGTGAGCAAATACTGGGACCGCATCAACCGCCCCGAGCAACTGATGAGCGCGGCGATCCACGCCATGCGCGTACTCACCGACCCAGCGGAAACTGGCGCCGTGACCCTGGCATTGCCCCAGGATGTGCAGGGCGAAGCCTACGATTACCCGGACGCCTTCCTCGCCAAGCGCGTGCATCGCATCGACCGCCGTCCGGCCACCGAGGCCATGCTCGGCGATGCCCTGGCGCTGTTTCAGGGCAAGCGCAAGCCGCTGATCATCTGTGGCGGCGGGGTCAAGTATTCCGGGGCCAACCGGGCGTTGCAGGCTTTTGCCGAACGCTTCGGCATCCCCTTTGCCGAAACCCAGGCGGGCAAGAGCGCGGTGGTCTCCGAGCACCCGTTGAACGTCGGCGGGATCGGCGAGACCGGCTGCCTGGCGGCCAACCTGCTGGCCAGGGACGCCGACCTGATCATCGGCATCGGCACTCGCTACAGCGATTTCACCACCTCGTCGAAATGGCTGTTCCAGCACCCGGAGGTGGCGTTCCTCAATCTCAATGTCTGCCCTGGCGACAGCCTCAAGATGGAGGGTGTGCAGCTATTGGCCGATGCCCGCGCCGGCTTGCAGGCCCTGAGCGAAACCCTGGGCCGCAGCGGCTACCGGGCGGCCTGGGACGGGCAGATCAGCGCGGCCAAGGCGCAGTTGGACGCCGAGGTGGACCGGGTGTATCAGGTGCAATACCAGGACGACGGTTTTGTCCCGGAAATCAACGACCACATGGACCCGGCGCTGCTGCGGGAATTCATCGAGCTGACCGGCTCCTGCCTGACCCAGAGCCGGGTGCTCGGGCTGCTCAACCAGGCCTTGCCCGAGGACGGCATCATCGTCGCTGCCGCCGGCAGCCTGCCCGGCGACCTGCAGCGCAGCTGGCGCAGCAAGGCGGTCAACAGCTACCACGTGGAGTACGGCTATTCGTGCATGGGCTACGAGGTCAATGCGGCCCTGGGGGTCAAGCTCGCCGAGCCTGCGCGCGAGGTGTACGCCCTGGTGGGCGACGGCTCCTACCTGATGCTGCATTCGGAGCTGGTCACCTCGATCCAGGAGCGGCGCAAGATCAATGTGCTGCTGCTGGACAACATGGCCTTCGGCTGCATCAACAACCTGCAGATGGGCCACGGCATGGACAGCTTCGGCACCGAGTTCCGCTACCGCAACCCGCAGAGCGGCAAGCTCGACGGTGGCCTGGTGCCGGTGGACTTCGCCATGAGCGCCGCCGCCTACGGCTGCAAGACCTACAAGGTCAGCACTGAGGAGCAACTGCTGGCGGCCCTGGCCGATGCCCGGACCCAGACCGTCTCGACCCTGATCGATATCAAGGTCCTGCCCAAGACCATGATCCACGGCTACCTGTCCTGGTGGCGGGTGGGCGTGGCCCAGGTGTCCACCAGCGAACGCACCGATGCGGCGGCCAAGATCCTTAATGAACGCCTGGCCCAGGCCCGGCAGTACTGA
- a CDS encoding TIM barrel protein, which yields MSQPLRFALNRMVAPRLLLPAFIDLARTLKVDAIEIRNDLAGVEIEDGTPPQRVRELCAAQGIKVLSINALYPFDVWNHERRQQALRLAAYARACGAEGLVLCPLNERADPRTEAQRSSALHSALRELAPILRDHGLLGFIEPLGFEECALRHKRTALEAIRASGGLDVLRLVHDTFHHHLAGEEECFPELTGLVHISGVEDREAPLNRIRDGHRVLVGEADILGTAAQIDTLLSGGYRGYLSFEPFAESVHGLADIRQALEASMAHLQQSLA from the coding sequence ATGAGCCAGCCCCTGCGTTTCGCCCTGAATCGTATGGTTGCACCGCGTTTGTTGCTGCCGGCGTTTATCGACCTGGCGCGGACGCTGAAGGTCGATGCGATTGAGATCCGCAATGACCTGGCGGGCGTGGAAATCGAGGACGGCACGCCGCCGCAGCGGGTCCGCGAATTGTGCGCGGCCCAGGGCATCAAGGTGTTGTCGATCAACGCCCTGTACCCCTTCGATGTGTGGAACCACGAGCGTCGCCAGCAGGCCCTGAGGCTGGCCGCCTATGCCCGTGCCTGCGGGGCCGAGGGGCTGGTGCTGTGCCCGCTCAATGAGCGTGCCGACCCACGCACCGAGGCCCAGCGCAGCAGCGCTTTGCACAGCGCGTTGCGCGAGCTGGCGCCGATTCTGCGGGATCACGGCCTGCTGGGGTTTATCGAGCCCCTGGGCTTTGAGGAATGCGCGCTGCGCCACAAGCGCACGGCGCTGGAGGCGATCCGTGCCAGCGGCGGCCTGGACGTGCTGCGCCTGGTGCACGACACCTTCCACCACCACTTGGCCGGTGAGGAGGAGTGCTTCCCCGAGCTGACCGGGCTGGTGCACATCTCCGGGGTCGAGGATCGCGAAGCGCCGCTCAACCGCATTCGCGACGGCCATCGGGTGCTGGTGGGCGAGGCGGACATCCTCGGCACTGCGGCGCAGATCGACACGTTGTTGAGCGGTGGCTACCGCGGCTACCTGTCGTTCGAGCCCTTTGCCGAGAGCGTGCACGGGCTGGCGGACATCCGGCAGGCGCTGGAGGCGAGCATGGCCCACCTGCAGCAATCCCTGGCCTAA
- a CDS encoding Gfo/Idh/MocA family protein codes for MSLKLGVIGTGAIGQDHIRRCSQTLLGSQVVAVTDINLESAAKVLGDLKLSAEVYPDGHALIKAADVEAVLVTSWGPSHEEFVLAAIAAGKPVFCEKPLAVTAAGCRRIVEAEIAHGKRLVQVGFMRPYDAGYQALKAVIDSGRIGEPLMLHCAHRNPRVGENYKTDMAITDTLIHELDVLRWLLADDYVSVQVVFPRKTSKALAHLRDPQIVLLETARGTRIDVEVFVNCQYGYDIQCEVVGESGIAKLPEPSQVQLRSEAKLSNAILMDWKERFIAAYDVELQAFIDGVRAGQVGGPSAWDGFAAAVAADACIEAQNSGQIVKIELPQRPGFYA; via the coding sequence ATGTCTTTGAAACTTGGTGTTATCGGCACTGGCGCCATCGGCCAGGATCACATCCGTCGTTGCAGCCAGACCCTGCTGGGCAGCCAGGTGGTGGCGGTCACCGACATCAACCTTGAGTCGGCGGCCAAGGTGCTCGGCGACCTCAAGCTCAGCGCCGAGGTCTACCCGGACGGCCACGCGCTGATCAAGGCGGCGGACGTCGAGGCGGTGCTGGTCACTTCCTGGGGCCCGAGCCACGAGGAATTCGTGCTGGCGGCGATTGCCGCGGGCAAGCCGGTGTTCTGTGAAAAGCCCCTGGCGGTGACCGCCGCCGGTTGCCGGCGCATCGTCGAGGCCGAAATCGCCCACGGCAAGCGCCTGGTGCAGGTGGGGTTCATGCGTCCCTACGATGCCGGCTACCAGGCCCTGAAGGCGGTGATCGACAGCGGCCGGATCGGCGAGCCGCTGATGCTGCACTGCGCCCATCGCAACCCGCGGGTGGGTGAGAACTACAAGACCGACATGGCCATCACCGACACCCTGATCCACGAACTGGACGTGCTGCGCTGGCTGCTGGCCGACGACTACGTGTCGGTGCAGGTGGTGTTCCCGCGCAAGACCAGCAAGGCCCTGGCCCACTTGCGCGACCCGCAGATCGTGCTGCTGGAAACCGCCCGTGGCACGCGGATCGACGTCGAGGTGTTCGTCAACTGCCAGTACGGCTACGACATCCAGTGCGAAGTGGTGGGGGAGAGCGGCATCGCCAAGCTGCCGGAGCCGTCCCAGGTGCAATTGCGCAGCGAAGCCAAGCTGTCCAACGCCATCCTGATGGATTGGAAGGAGCGCTTTATCGCCGCCTATGACGTGGAGTTGCAGGCCTTTATCGACGGCGTGCGCGCCGGCCAGGTGGGCGGGCCTTCGGCCTGGGACGGCTTTGCCGCGGCGGTGGCGGCCGATGCCTGTATCGAAGCGCAGAACAGCGGCCAGATCGTCAAGATCGAGTTGCCCCAGCGTCCGGGCTTCTACGCCTGA